Genomic segment of Shinella zoogloeoides:
GGGTGCGCATGGCCTCCAGATATCTGCGCTGAAGCACCGGTTGCAGCGCAGAGAAGATGAAGAACAGCCAGAAAAGCTGCATTATGTCCATGGACCTTGTCCCCCTTCCCGTCGGCCATCCGGCAGAAAGCCATAGATGCCCTCGTCGCGATAATAATGGCGATAGGTGGCTGCCCGCCTTCGCAGGAGTGGCGTGACAATCCAACCGGCGAGAAACCCGCCGATATGCGCCCACCAGGCGATCCCGCCCGTGGCCTGATCGCCGCCGAGCGACAGAAAGCCGGGAATGACCTGCATGAAGAACCAGATCATCGCGAAAATGACCGCGCGCACTTCGAAGAAGAGGGGAATGAACAGAATCGGCACGATCACCACCAGCCGAGCCGCCGGAAACATGCGTGCGTAGCAACCGATCACGCCCGCGATCGCCCCCGACGCGCCAAGCGCGGGAACGACTGAGTCGGGGTTCGCCAGCGCGTGAGCCAGTCCGGCCGCCACACCACAGAACAGATAGAACAGCGTGAATCTACCCGGTCCAAGCCGATCTTCGACGGCGGGGCCGAAGATCCAGAGCGTCCACATGTTCAAGATGAGGTGCAGCCAGCCGCCGTGCAGAAAGATATTGGTCAGGAATGGGGTCCAGTCGGACGGGGCGACGAGGCTCAGCTGTCCGAAGAAGCGCGAGGGCACCAGCGCAAACTCGAACAGGAACCAGTCCAGCACGCGCGGCGGCAGGCTGGTCTGATAGAGGAACGCGAGGACGCTCATGCCGATGACCGCCCATACGATGACGGGCGGGTAGCGGCGCGCGACGCTGTCAAGATAGGGAAACAAGCGGCAGATCCTCGTTCGCGCTAGACATTCCGTTCATTGTTTTTTCCCGGCTATCGTCACGCCCGTCCAGGCCGGCGGATCGGAGGCCGGGAAGGATTCGAGCGAGGCTTCGAGGACCGGATCGAAACTCTCCCTGTCGCTGGTAGACGGGTCGGCCGTGCTCTCATGCTGGACGCCTCTTGAGAGGCGGCGATCGGGGCGGAACGGGACCCGGAAGGCTCCCGGGGCATCGACGCCCCTGTGCAGCCGGTGGCGCGTCTCACCCGCCCAAGGGTTCGCCATCCGGGCTCCCCCGGCGTCCTCACGCACGACATAATGCCAGTCCTGCCGCTCTGCGAAGTCCACGGCGCTGTCGCGATCCGGAAACTTCAGCCGGATCGGACGATAGGGATCGCCGTTGGACGTGTATCCCATCAGCGGCTCGATCTGCGGCGGCCGGGACGGCTCGAACTCGAGGACCCAGTAGTTGGGCCGAGGCGCCGATGTCATCGCGGAACGGGCAGGACGGTAGATGATTGCCGTCGGCACGTCCCAGGATGGCAGATCGGTTCCGGGAATTTTCGGCGGGAATGGTGGGCGATTATGGCCGCGCATATCAGTTCTCCCGGGAGTCGGTGGATACGAGAAGGTGACGTTCGAGATCGCCGAGTTTTTCCATTCGCCTCGAATTCAGGCGAACGGCGCGTTCGGTGTTCTGCGAAGGAAAGGCAGCAGCGTGCAGGACGTCCGACCGCATCGCTATCGTGAGATCGGCGACGGCATTCATCACGCCCTCTCCGTCCCCGTCCGAGAGCGTGCCGTCAGCAAAACCGGACTGCAAGCTCTCCAGTACCTGCTCGAAGCTGGACACGACCCCTGCACTCGCGACCACAGCCAGCTTGTGGCTGAGAACACGCAGTTCATCGATCAGCTTCGCATCGTGCCTTGCGGTTTCCACGATCTCTGCGACCTTCTCGATGCAGGCCATGTAAATGTCGCATTGCTGCTGGAGGATGATGACCCTTCCTTCCTTGCGAAGCTCGAGATCGGTCTGGCGATTGAGAAGCGCCGCGGTCAGAATGATCGTCACGACAGCGCCGAGGAAGATGAGCGTCATCTCCTGCGCGAAAGGCAGTATGTCTTCGGCAAGATACATCGAACGAAAAACGAAAACGATGCCGATGCCCAAGGCAGCGGCCGCAGCAGCAAATGCCAAGTCAGGCAGGCGGTTCGACATCAGCACCTCGCATTTTCGGTGTCAGATGGCTTGCACGGCTTTGCATCGGCGTCCGGCGCCACTGCGTCCCGGTGCCGCAGGAAGATTGGCGTCGGACCGCTGCCGAACGGATTGAAGCCGGTGCTCAGGCAACGGTCGAAGATCGTTTCGTCCCATCGGGTGAAATCGTGCTCCTCGCCGGCAAGTCGCCCGTCATCCACCACAGGGCACCTCACGCCTTTGCCGATGGGGGAGCGTTATCGAAGGCCGCACCGTCCGAACGATCCGCCTTGCGAAGCCGTAGTCCGAGGAGGATCATCATCACCCCGAAGACCGCGGCGTAGAAGCCGATCAGCCAGCCGAGCGCGAGGAAGCTTTCGACCGGGCGCGTCAGCAGCATCCAGGTCACGACGACACCGAGAACGACCGAGAGAAGGCCGCTCAGGATCAGCCAGATTTCGCCGTTGACTTCCTTTCGCAGGCGGATCGCTGCCGCGATCTCGAGGGCACCCGAGAACACGGACCAGAATGCGATGCTGGCCCAGAGGAATGTCGCAAGCACAAGCGTCGCGACAAAAGGCGAGACAACTACGACGACGCCCGTGGCGATGCCCAGAATGCCGCTGAACATCAGCCAGCCCCAGCGTTCGCCGTTACGGATGTTACGTATCGCGGCGACGAGGCCGAACACGCCGTCGGCAAAGGCGAACGCGCCGAAGACCAGCGTGAGCGCCAGAAGCGCTTCCGCAGGCATGACGAAGGCTAGCACTGCGATGATCAATGCGAGCACGCCGCGTAACACGAATGCCCACCAATTCCGGGACAGGCTGCACAGCATGTCCTGCATCTTGTCGGTCGGGTTTTCAGAGGCTGTGGTCATTGGTCGATCTCCTATTCAGTTCCATGTCAGGTGTCGGAGCCGGCCTCCTCGCCGGTTAGAGCGGCGGCCACGCGGCGGCGATCCTCGATCGGCTGAGGCAGACGCTGCGTGTGAGCGATTTCCCGTTCGATGGGCGCGCGGCCTGATGGATCTCTGACCAACCCGGCTTCGGCAAGCCTCGCGCGTAGTGTCGCGCCCGCATTTTCTGCGATCTCGGCGACCACTGTCTCGGTCAGGCCGAAAAGGTCTGCCGTCTCCGCGATCGTAGCGTTGTCGAGGTGGAGCCGATAGAGAACGCGGCGTTCGACCGACGGAAGATCGGCGATTGCCCGGTGCAGCACCATGGCGATCTTATGCCGATCCGCTTGGCTCTCGGGGTCTGTGCCGCCGTCGTCGGCGAGGAGGTCCTCCAGCATCAGCACTTCGTCGGGCTGGTAGAACTCGAACATCGCCTGATCCGCCTCGGTCGGATCCTCCGCCGGGGCCTCGGGTTCCGCCTCGATGGAGGCGGCATCCTCAGGCACGGCGCGGCGGGCGGCGCGGGATTCTTCCTCGATGGTCTCAAAAGCCAGCCGTTTCAGCCAGTCGCCGACGGAAAACTCCGAAGGCCGATCCTCGAAGCGGGCCAGCCCCTTGAGGATCGTCGCATCGACGATATCGCCAACGCTCAGGTAGCCAGCCGGCACAGACCCGCTACACTCGAGATAGGTCAACTCGCGCCTGACGGTATCGTAGACCGTATCGAGATGATCCTCGATCAGGTCGAAGAAGAGTTGGCGCCGGTCCGCTTCCGCCGCATCCCGCGCGGGCGGCAGCGGGGCGCCGATCCGGCGCCGGCGGGCGGGACGCTTGTATTCAGGCTCGTGCTTGAGGCGCGCCACATGCCGATCGACCTGGTGGCGCAGGTCGGCAAAGGCCTTGCGCAGGACAGGCTCGATCTCGAATCCCTCTTCCCGCGCCGCGATCACGCCCGACGGCAGTTGCAGGCGCAGGCTGACTTTGATGCGCTTCTTGCCCCTCGTCTGCGAGGCAACGACTTCGAGCCGGACCAGATCCTCGCGAAAGCGTGCAAGGTGCGGTTCAAGTTGCCGCACTTCTTCCTCGATGACCTCAGGCGCGCGCTGTTGGCCGTGCCGGTCGAGATTGCGGAATGATCTAATGACGTTCATGCCGTGGACCTTCCTATAACTCTCCGAAGAGATGGTCCGGCGCGACCGATATCGCGCCGGGCCAGTCTTTTGCGCTGTCACTCGGCGGACTTGTCGTCCTTGGACTGCACCTCATCCCCAACGCTGGGCTTCGGAACGTCCGTGTTGTTTTCGGCAACTTCGCTGGGCTCCTCGATCCCGGCCTTGGCCTGATCGTCCGGGCTGTCGTCACCGGTGTCCTTTACGATCTTTTCGAACACGACCCTCTGTTCGTCTTCCGACCAGGCGACGCGGACCTTGTCACCATCCTCGATCCGCCCGGAGAGCATCTCGCGGGCCAACTCGGTCTCCAACTGCGACCGGATCAGCCGGCGCAACTCGCGGGCGCCGAATTCGGGGCGGAAGCCGACCGCGCCGAAGTGATCCACGACGCTCACGTCGAATTCGAGTTCGACGCCCTGGGTAAGGGCGGTCCGCTTCACCCGGTTGAGCTGCAACTCGACGATCTGGCGGATCTCCGACTGATTCAGCGAATGAAAGACGATGATCTCGTCGATCCGGTTGATGAACTCTGGCCGGAAATGACCGCGCAACACCTCCATCAGTTCGGATTTCTGCTTGGCCTCGTCGAACTCACTGCTGCCGCGTTTCGTGAGGTTGCGCTGGATGATGTCCGAACCGAGGTTCGAGGTGGCGATGATGATGGTGTTAGTGAAGTCCACCACGCGGCCCTTGCCATCTGTCAGGCGGCCATCGTCGAACACCTGAAGCAGGATGTTGTAGACATCGGGATGCGCCTTTTCGATCTCGTCGAGGAGCACGACCGAGTAGGGCCGACGGCGCACCTTCTCCGTCAGCTGCCCGCCTTCGTCGTATCCGACGTAGCCCGGAGGCGCGCCAACCAGCCGGGCAACCGAGTGGCGCTCGCCATACTCCGACATGTCGATACGGATCATCGCATCCTGGTCGCCGAAGATCACCTCCGCGAGCGTCTTGGCCAGTTCCGTCTTGCCAACCCCGGTTGGCCCGAGAAACAGGAAGGTCGCAGTCGGACCGGAACCATCGCGCAGACCCGCACGCGCCAGCCGCACCGCATCGGCCACGGCGCGGATCGCTTCTTCCTGGCCGATGACGCGCTCGTGCAGCTTCTCCTCGAGCTTGAGGAGCTTGTCCTTCTCCTCGGTGGTCAGGTCCGTGACCGGAACGCCGGTGATCTTGGAGACGATCTGCGCGACGTGATCGGCGCGCACCTCGGTGGTCGCCGAAGCCTGATCGCGCTTCCAGATCTCCAGAAGCTCGTCCAGCTCCTTCTGCTTCTGCTCCAGCTCCTTCTTCAGTTCTGCTGCTCGGTCGAATTGCTTGCGGGCTGCGGCATAGTCCTGTTCGCGCTTGATCTGCGCGACCTCGGCTTCGAGTTCCTGCACGTCCACGGGCCGCGCAGTGGCCGAGATCTTCACCCGCGCCGCGGCCTGGTCGATCAGGTCGATCGCCTTGTCGGGCATGAAGCGACCGGTGATATAGCGATCCGAAAGCTCCGCGGCGGCGATGATCGCCTCGTCGGTGATCGTCACCTTGTGGTGGCTTTCGAGCGTGTCGCGCAGCCCGCGCAGAATCATGATCGTCTGTGCGACAGTGGGCTCGTCCACATAAACCGGCTGGAACCGTCGCTCAAGCGCCGCGTCCTTCTCGATGTATTTCTGGTACTCGTTGAGCGTCGTCGCGCCGATCAGGTTCAGCTCGCCCCGCGCCAGCGCCGGCTTGAAGGTGTTGGCGATGTCAAGACCACCTTCGCCACCGCCCTGGCCGGCGCCGACGATGGTGTGGATCTCGTCGATGAACAGGATCAGGCTGTCCTTCTCCTCGGTGATCTCCTTGAGGATCTTCTGGACTCGCTCCTCGAACTCGCCGCGATACTTCGACCCGGCCACCATCGAGTTGATGTTAAGCTCGACCAGCCGCTTGTCGCGCAGCGCCTCGGGCACTTCGCCGGCGACGATCCGTTGTGCAAGTCCCTCGACGATGGCGGTCTTGCCCACGCCGGGCTCGCCGATCAGTACCGGGTTGTTCTTTTTCCGGCGGGCCAGCACTTCGATCGTCGTCTCGATCTCGCGGGCGCGGCCGATGACGGGATCGAGCTTGCCATCGCGGGCGAGCTTCGTCAGGTCACGGCTGAACTGGTCGAGATCGGGGGTGTTCGACGGAGTCTCGACGCGGCCTTCCTCGGCTCCCTTGCCGACCACCTTCGTCACCTGCTGACGCAGCGCCTGCGGCGTCAACCCCAGCTTGCGCAGCATCGCCGCGGCCAGGCCTTCACCTTCCTCGGCAAGTCCGATCAGAAGGTGCTCGGGACCGACATAGGAATGGCCGAGTTCGTTCGAGGCGATGAAGGCCCGGTTCAGCGCGTCCTTCAGGCGAGGGCTTACGCCGATTTCGCCCTCCGTCCTGGCGTCTCCACGCTTCGCTTCCTTCTCGATCTGGCGCCGCAGATCGTCCACATCGACCTTGAACTGTTCCAGGATCGTCTTGACGACGTCAGACGGGGTCAATGCCAGAAGCAGATGTTCGGTATCGACCTCGCTGCGCCCGAATTCCCCGGCCTTCTGTGCTGCATCCTGCAGCAGCTTGTTGCCCTGTTCGCTCAGCCGGTCGGCGATGGTGCGTCCGCCGCCGCGCCGCGATCCACGCCGCGGCGCGCCCTCGCCGAAAGTGGCGTCGACGACAGCGTCATCGCCATTACCCATAGAGCCGAGCGTGCCGCCTCGCAGCGGACTGTCACCAAAGAGGCTGCCGAAACCGCTCTCGCCGAAGAATTCGTCAAGAAGGGAACGCCGCCCGAACAGGGACTCCAGCGGCGAGGCGCTGCGTCCCGACCGGCGCGCTATTTCGCTGTAGTGCTGATCGCACAGCTCCATGTTCTGAACCCTGCCGTTCACCGAGGCGCGCACGCGCGCCGTCGCCGGGCGACCGCAAATATCGCAAGCTCCGTTTGCCATTCGTCTTCTCCGTTTCTTTATCCAGTCGGGGTTGTCCGCCGATCATCTGCGCCAGTGACAGTGTTACGCAGCGACCGCTTCCGTTCTTTTCACCTTGGAACCAATTGCCACCAGATCGGGCTCGTCCAGTGTCTCTCGTTGCAGGAGATCCTGCGCAGATTGCTCAAGAAGATCCCGATTGCTTTCAAGAAGGGTGAGGGTGCGCTTGAACACGCCATCCACGATGTCGCGCACCTTCGCGTCCATCCGCTCAGCAGTGGCGTCGCTGTAGCGGCGGTTCAGCCAAGACGACTGGTCGCCGGTGCCGAGAAAGCCGGGCCGATCGGTGTCGTAGCTGACATGCCCGAGGTCTTCGTCCATCCCGTACCGCGCGACCATGGCGCGGGCGATGTCGGTCGCCTTGACCAGATCGTCCGCCGCCCCGGTCGAGACATGATCGTAGATGATCTTCTCGGCCGCGCGCCCGCCAAGCAGGACTGCGATCTTGTTCTCCAGCTCCTCCCGCGTCATCAGGAAGCGGTCCTCGGTCGGGCGCTGGATAGTGTAGCCGAGCGCGCCAATTCCGCGCGGGATGATCGAGACCTTGTGCACCGGGTCCACCCCCGGCAGAGCCATCGCCACAAGCGCATGCCCCATCTCGTGGTGCGCCACGATCTCGCGCTCGCGCGGGTTCAGAACGCGGTTCTTCTTTTCCAACCCGGCGATGATGCGCTCCACGGCATTGTTGAAGTCGTCCATCGTCACCGCATCGGCCTTGCGGCGCGTGGCGAGCAATGCTGCCTCGTTGACGAGATTGGCAAGATCGGCGCCCGAGAAGCCGGGCGTGAGCGCTGCGACCTTCTCGGCATCGACGTCCGGGGCGAGCTTCACCTTTTTCATGTGAACGCCAAGAATTTGCACACGTCCCTTCTTATCCGGCCGATCCACCAACACCTGCCGGTCAAAGCGTCCGGCCC
This window contains:
- a CDS encoding sigma-70 family RNA polymerase sigma factor, coding for MNVIRSFRNLDRHGQQRAPEVIEEEVRQLEPHLARFREDLVRLEVVASQTRGKKRIKVSLRLQLPSGVIAAREEGFEIEPVLRKAFADLRHQVDRHVARLKHEPEYKRPARRRRIGAPLPPARDAAEADRRQLFFDLIEDHLDTVYDTVRRELTYLECSGSVPAGYLSVGDIVDATILKGLARFEDRPSEFSVGDWLKRLAFETIEEESRAARRAVPEDAASIEAEPEAPAEDPTEADQAMFEFYQPDEVLMLEDLLADDGGTDPESQADRHKIAMVLHRAIADLPSVERRVLYRLHLDNATIAETADLFGLTETVVAEIAENAGATLRARLAEAGLVRDPSGRAPIEREIAHTQRLPQPIEDRRRVAAALTGEEAGSDT
- a CDS encoding NADH dehydrogenase ubiquinone Fe-S protein 4 codes for the protein MRGHNRPPFPPKIPGTDLPSWDVPTAIIYRPARSAMTSAPRPNYWVLEFEPSRPPQIEPLMGYTSNGDPYRPIRLKFPDRDSAVDFAERQDWHYVVREDAGGARMANPWAGETRHRLHRGVDAPGAFRVPFRPDRRLSRGVQHESTADPSTSDRESFDPVLEASLESFPASDPPAWTGVTIAGKKQ
- a CDS encoding HdeD family acid-resistance protein, with amino-acid sequence MTTASENPTDKMQDMLCSLSRNWWAFVLRGVLALIIAVLAFVMPAEALLALTLVFGAFAFADGVFGLVAAIRNIRNGERWGWLMFSGILGIATGVVVVVSPFVATLVLATFLWASIAFWSVFSGALEIAAAIRLRKEVNGEIWLILSGLLSVVLGVVVTWMLLTRPVESFLALGWLIGFYAAVFGVMMILLGLRLRKADRSDGAAFDNAPPSAKA
- a CDS encoding rhomboid family intramembrane serine protease; translation: MFPYLDSVARRYPPVIVWAVIGMSVLAFLYQTSLPPRVLDWFLFEFALVPSRFFGQLSLVAPSDWTPFLTNIFLHGGWLHLILNMWTLWIFGPAVEDRLGPGRFTLFYLFCGVAAGLAHALANPDSVVPALGASGAIAGVIGCYARMFPAARLVVIVPILFIPLFFEVRAVIFAMIWFFMQVIPGFLSLGGDQATGGIAWWAHIGGFLAGWIVTPLLRRRAATYRHYYRDEGIYGFLPDGRREGGQGPWT
- a CDS encoding ATP-dependent Clp protease ATP-binding subunit translates to MANGACDICGRPATARVRASVNGRVQNMELCDQHYSEIARRSGRSASPLESLFGRRSLLDEFFGESGFGSLFGDSPLRGGTLGSMGNGDDAVVDATFGEGAPRRGSRRGGGRTIADRLSEQGNKLLQDAAQKAGEFGRSEVDTEHLLLALTPSDVVKTILEQFKVDVDDLRRQIEKEAKRGDARTEGEIGVSPRLKDALNRAFIASNELGHSYVGPEHLLIGLAEEGEGLAAAMLRKLGLTPQALRQQVTKVVGKGAEEGRVETPSNTPDLDQFSRDLTKLARDGKLDPVIGRAREIETTIEVLARRKKNNPVLIGEPGVGKTAIVEGLAQRIVAGEVPEALRDKRLVELNINSMVAGSKYRGEFEERVQKILKEITEEKDSLILFIDEIHTIVGAGQGGGEGGLDIANTFKPALARGELNLIGATTLNEYQKYIEKDAALERRFQPVYVDEPTVAQTIMILRGLRDTLESHHKVTITDEAIIAAAELSDRYITGRFMPDKAIDLIDQAAARVKISATARPVDVQELEAEVAQIKREQDYAAARKQFDRAAELKKELEQKQKELDELLEIWKRDQASATTEVRADHVAQIVSKITGVPVTDLTTEEKDKLLKLEEKLHERVIGQEEAIRAVADAVRLARAGLRDGSGPTATFLFLGPTGVGKTELAKTLAEVIFGDQDAMIRIDMSEYGERHSVARLVGAPPGYVGYDEGGQLTEKVRRRPYSVVLLDEIEKAHPDVYNILLQVFDDGRLTDGKGRVVDFTNTIIIATSNLGSDIIQRNLTKRGSSEFDEAKQKSELMEVLRGHFRPEFINRIDEIIVFHSLNQSEIRQIVELQLNRVKRTALTQGVELEFDVSVVDHFGAVGFRPEFGARELRRLIRSQLETELAREMLSGRIEDGDKVRVAWSEDEQRVVFEKIVKDTGDDSPDDQAKAGIEEPSEVAENNTDVPKPSVGDEVQSKDDKSAE